One Sphingomonas endolithica genomic window, ACCGTCGCTGCGACCCTTTCGCATGGCCTGCACGCCGTTCTCCAGATCTTCGGCATATGGGCCATCCTATCCGGCCTGTTCCAGCTTATCACCGGCATGCGGCGCTGGACGTCACATGGGGCGCAGTGGGCGATGATCCTGAGCGGTGCCCAGTCCGGGCTTGCCGGCGCCTTCATGCTCAGCAAGGCCGCCGGTCCCGCGCCAGTCGATATTGCCGACATCGCGCCCTATGCGGCGTTCGGCGCCTTCTACTTCCTCGTTTCGGCTGTCTTGCTGACGGTCAGCGATGCACGTCGCCGTGCCAGCGTGGTGGCCTGAGCCACTCCCCACCATCCGCCGCAGCAAGCGGCTGCAGTCGCACGAAAAGGATTGATCCATGGTTATCGAACGAGACAGTCGTCCGTGACTAAACCGTGAGATTGCTGTCGCAAACCCTCCGACGGTATCCGGTCTGTTCCGATGGAGGGTATTGAGTGACTACCGCCTAGGGAGGGCAAAGCCCTTGCAGCTTAGCGATGAGTGGTCGGGGAGACAGGATTCGAACCTGCGACATCCTGCTCCCAAAGCAGGCGCGCTACCGGGCTGCGCCACTCCCCGACGCTGGGGTGCGCTTAGGGGGGAAGCGGCGGCGACGCAAGGCGATAAGCGTGGCGGCCAGCTACGGAATTGCCGCCGGCCCGTTTTAAGACCGAGAAGTCAGCCGTCGAACGTAGAGATCTCCAGACGCACCTGGATCCATTCGGCGCAACGAAAAAGGGCGCCCCTTGCGGGACGCCCTTCTTGCGACAGAACCAGCCGGCCCGAAGGCCAGCCGGCGCCATTACATGTTGTCTGCCTTTTCGTCCGCAGCGTCGCGAACGTTGTCAGCAGCGGCGTTCATGTTGTCGGCAACGTTCTCGAGAACGTCGGCAGCAGCAGCGTTCGTGCTGTTGTCGGCCAGGACTTCCATGTTGTCAGCCGTCATTTCCATGTTGTCAGCCACCATCTCCGCGTTGTTTTCAACAGCGGCAGCTTCCGGCGACTTGGTGCAAGCAGCCACGGACATCAGGCCGACGGCGGCGAGAACAAAAGCGATTTTCTTCATGCGGTTTGCTCCCAAGCATAGCAAAATTCGCGGCCAGCTCGATTGCCCCCCGCGAAACACCGCTGATAACGGCGTTTCTGCCACGGTCAATCGCAAACTCCGATCAAGCCGGTCGGCATTCAGGCAAGCGCAAGGATCGCAGGCGTGCGGCATTGCGGTCAGTCTGCTGCCACAGCGACCTGCCCGATCTCCTCCGGCGCATTGGCGACGATCGCGAGCATCGTCGTCCAGGCGGCGACGTTCTGCGCCAATTGTTCCGGATCGACGCGGTCGAGCGTGTCCTCGGGCGTATGGTGATAATCGAAATAGCGTTGCCCCGACTGATCGAGATCGACGCCCGCCACGCCCATTGCCAGCACCGGTTCGACGTCGCTGCCGCCGTGCGACTTGCCACTGCCGCGCACGATGCCGAGCGGCGCCAACGCCACTGCGAGACGGTCGCCGATCGGCTTAGCGGCATCTGGCAGGTTGGTTTCCAGGCGCCAGACGCGGTCGGCGCCGAAATCGGATTCTGCCGCCAGCACGTGCCGGTCGTTCTTGTGCGCCTCGGCATAGGCACGCCCGCCAAAGCCGCCAACTTCCTCGGACCCGAACCACACGACACGGATCGTGCGCTTGGGCCGCGGGCCATCGAGTAGGCGCTTGGCCGCAGCGGCAGTGATCGCCAGGCCCGACGCATCGTCGATCGCGCCGGTGCCGAGATCCCAGCTGTCGAGATGCCCACCGACCAGCACCACGCCGGCGCGCGGATCGCTGCCCGGCACTTCCGCTACGACGTTGCCGGATTCGTGGTTGCCGGTCTGTTGTGGCGTAAGGACGATCTTCATCGTCACCGGCTTGCCACGCGCCACAATGCGCGAGAGATTGTCGGCGTCCGCCGTCGACAAGGCCGCGGCCGGGATCGGCGTCACGCCCGCCGCGAAATTGGTGTTGCCCGCATGCGGCCCGCGGCCATGATCCGATCCGATCGAGCGGATGACGATCGCCGCCGCGCCCTTCTGCGCCGCGATGTTCGGGCCGGTGAAGCGTGCGGTACCGAACTGGCCGTAGGAACTGCCGTCCTGCGTCGCGACCATCGCGTTGGAGACGAAGGCGATCTTGCCTTTCAGGCTGCCGGCCGGTGCGGCCTGCAGATCGGCAAAGCTCGGAAAATAAACGATCTCCGCGGTCAGTCCGCTCGGCGGCGTGGCGCCGGAATTGCCGAGCGCAGTGAGGTGCAGCTTCTGCGGGAAAGGGCTGAGCACTTCGGCGGTTTCTGCGCCGCGCACCCATACCGGCATCTGATAGGTCTCGATGTGCACGTTCCGGAAGCCGAGCGCCTTCAGCTTGGTGACACTCCACGCCCGTGCGCGGGCTTCGGCATCGGTGCCGGCGAGTCTAGGGCCCACCTCGGTCGTTAGCCCTTCGACGATGTCGTACGCCACTTTGTCGTTCAGCGCGGCATCGCGGAGCTTGGCGACGGAAGCGTCGACCTTGGGTGCGGCAGGCACGTCGGTCCGCTGCTGCGGGCGAGTCTGTGCTGTGAGGGAGGAGGAGAGGGCGGTCGCCGCCAGAGCGGCGAACAGGACAGTGCGGTTCATTACGGAAGCTTCCTCGAATACTGGCGACGTGTGCCGACGCTTAAAGGGAAGCTGCCCGGCATAACAAGGCGGTTTGCCAAGCGTGCCCGCCTTCACTACATCGCGAGCCGACATCCCCGCAGATCATTTCGCCAAGAACGGAGCATTTCCCGTGGCCGCTCAATACGCCTTCGTGATGAAGGACATGACCAAGACTTTCCCCGGCGCGCCCAAACCGGTGCTGTCGAACATCAACCTGCAATTCTACCAGGGTGCCAAGATCGGTATCGTCGGGCCGAACGGCGCCGGTAAATCGACGCTGATGAAGATCATGGCCGGCGTCGATACCGATTTTACCGGCGAAGCGTGGCCGGGCGAGAACATCACCGTCGGCTATCTGGAGCAGGAGCCGGAGCTCGATCCGACCAAGACGGTGCTCGAAAACGTCAAGGACGGCGCGCGCGCGGCGGCCGACATGGTCGATCGCTTCAACGCGATCTCGGCCGAAATGGGCGATCCGCAGGACGACACCGATTTCGACGCGCTGATGGAGGAAATGGGCGATCTGCAGCAGAAGATCGACGCGGTCGATGGCTGGGCGCTCGACAGCCAGCTCGAGCTGGCGATGGAGGCTCTGCGCTGCCCGCCGTCGGACTCGCCGGTCACCAGCCTGTCGGGCGGTGAAAAGCGTCGCGTGGCGCTGACCCGGTTGCTGATCCAGAAGCCATCGATCCTGCTGCTCGACGAACCGACCAACCACCTTGATGCCGAGAGCGTCAAATGGCTGGAAAATCACCTCAAGGAATATGCCGGCGCGGTGCTGATGATCACCCACGATCGCTATTTCCTCGACAATGTCGTGGAATGGATCCTGGAAATCGATCGCGGCAAGTACTTCCCCTACGAGGGCAATTACTCGACCTATCTCGAGAAGAAGTCCAAGCGGCTCGAGCAGGAAGAGCGTGAGGATTCGAGCCGACAGACCGCGATCCGCAACGAGCTCGAATGGATTCGCCAGGGTGCCAAGGCGCGCCAGACCAAGTCCAAGGCGCGTATCGCCAAGTTCGACCAGTTGGTCGAGGCGCAGAGCAATCGCACACCCGGCAAGGCGCAGATCGTCATTCAGGTGCCCGAGCGGCTTGGCGGCAAGGTAATCGAGGTCGAGAACGTCTCCAAGGCGTATGGCGACAAATTGCTGTTCGAGAACCTGTCCTTCACGCTGCCCGCGGGCGGCATCGTCGGCGTGATCGGCCCCAACGGTGCCGGCAAGTCGACCTTGTTCAAGCTCATCATCGGCGGTGAGACACCGGACACCGGCACGATCGACAAGGGCAGCACGGTGCGGCTCGGCTATGTCGACCAGAGCCGCGACCATCTCGACCCAAAAAAGAACGTCTGGGAGGAGATCTCCGACGGGCTGGATTACATGAAGGTCAACGGCCACGATCAGTCGACGCGCGCTTATGTGGGTGCGTTCAACTTCAAGGGCGCCGACCAGCAGAAGAATGTCGGCAAGCTGTCGGGTGGTGAGCGCAACCGCGTCAATATCGCCAAGATGCTGAAGCGCGGCGGCAACGTGCTGCTGCTCGACGAGCCGACCAACGATCTCGACGTCGAGACGCTGGGTGCGCTGGAGGAAGCGATCGAGAATTTCGCCGGCTGCGCGGTGGTGATCAGCCATGACCGCTTCTTCCTCGATCGCCTCGCCACGCACATCCTGGCGTTCGAGGGCAACAGCCATGTCGAATGGTTCGAGGGGAATTTCGAGGCGTACGAGGAAGACAAGCGCCGCCGTATGGGCGATGCGGCCGATCGGCCGACAGCATTGGCGTACAAGAAGCTGACGCGATAATATCTCCGCGGCCGATCGACAGCGATCGGCCGCGCTTGACCCGGCTTCAGGCGCCCAGACGCTTGGTGAAGCCCTTCAGCTTCGCGTCGTTAGCGGCCTGCACTTCCAGGTGATCGACGCGCGCCATTGCCGGACCCTCGCGCATCGCTTCGATCATCCGGTCGACGGCGTCGTCGTCGCCCGACACGATCGCTTCGACCGCGGTGCCGCAATTACGCACATAGCCGGTCACACCGAACACGCGCGCGCGGCTGACCGCCCAGTTGCGATATCCCACGCCTTGTACCTTGCCCGTCACGATTACGCGGTGCGCCGACATGTCCATTACCCATCCTCCCGACCACGCGACCCCCGCGCGATCCTGGATCAAGCGCTATCACGCTTGCTGTCAGGCGAAAGGCTAGGCACCGCAATCTCGTCGTGATTTGAAGCGCTTCCGGCGCAGCTTGGTCTAAAATCGCGACGATCCGTTGGTTGGATCATAGGGTTGCATCGCGGTACTACCGTCGCTGTGCATCGCTCTTCGCGCGCACGCCGGCGAACTCGGATCCAGCGCTCCACGTCGGCCAGACCCCTGCTTTGCCCAGTTGCGTCCCCATCGTCTGGAAGAGCGCCACGTCCTCCGCGGCCCCGCGCAGGTCCCACCCGGCGTCCCAGGCATCGCAGGTCTTGTGATAGCAGGCCATGTAGCCGTCGAGCCAGCTCTGCCCGGCCACTTTGCCGCCGGTGCGCAGATCAGGCGCGCCGCCGAGCGCCATCAGCAGCAGCGAGGGCACCCCGCGCCGTACGACCGAAAAATGGTCGGCACGGTAGAACAGCCCGCGTTCGCTGAACGTTTCGGGCGTGATCGTGCGCCCTTGCGCCCGCGCCGCATCGGTCAGCACGGCATCGAGCGACGAATTGCCGGCACCGACGAGGATCACATCCCTGGCAGGGCCCGCAGTCTGAAGGATATCGAGCGCCAGGTTCGCCGCGGTCCTGGCCAGCGGATAAACCGGATGCGTCGCGTAATATTCCGACCCCAACAGGCCACGTTCCTCGCCGGTCCACAGTGCGAACACCATCGATCGATCAAGCGCCGGCCCTGCCTTCAACACCCGTGCCAGCTCCAGCACGCCTGCTACGCCCAGCGCATCGTCGCTGGCGCCAGGGCGGATCGTCTTGCCCGACGCATCCGCCGGGCCCTTGCCATAGGCATCCCAATGCGCGCCGAACATCACGCTCTCGTCGGGGCGGCTCTTGCCAGGCAGCTTGGCGAGCACGTTGGCGCTTTCGACCCGCTCGACCGTCACCGGCAGCGACGCGGCGAATTTCAGCGGCAGCGCCACCGGCCTGAACGCGGCCGAGCGTGCCGCCTTGCGCAGCTTGGCCAAATCCTGCCCCGCATGCGCGAACATGCGCTCGGCGACTTCGTGCGCGATCCAGCCCTGCAGCGCCACGCGCTTGTCGTCGGCGCCCCGCACGATATCGTAATTCTCGCCGGCATTGGCCGACACGGTCGACCAGCCATAGCCCGCGCCCTCCGTGTCGTGCACGATCAGCGCGGCGACCGCACCGCGTCTCGCGGCCTCGTCGAACTTGTAGGTCCAACGGCCGTAATAGGTCATGCGACGATCGCCGAACTTGCCCTTGGCGTCTTCACCCGCCACCGCTTCGAAATCGGGATCGTTGACCAGGAACACGGCGACCTTGCCGCGCAGGTCCACGCCCTTGAAATCGTCCCAGCCGAGCTCCGGCGCAGTCACGCCGTAGCCGACGAACACCATCGGCGCGCCGGCAATATCGATCCGCGGGGCCGCACCCACGGTGGTCAGATTGAGTTCGGCCGGCCGCACCAATGCGGTGCGCTTGCCGTCCGCCCCAATCAGGGCGGTCTCGCCTTGGCCGAGCTGGGTGTGGATCAGCGGCACCTTCTGTGTCCAAGCGCCGCCCGGACCGCCGGGCTGCAGACCCAGCGCCTTGAAGCGCTCGATCAAATACGCAATCGTCTTGGTTTCGCCCGCCGTACCTGGCCCGCGCCCCTCGAAGTCGTCGGAAGCCAGCGTCTTGACGATCCCGGACAGTCGCGCCGGCTCCACCGCAACCGGGGGCTTCGTGGCACCGACCAGGCTCAGGGCGGCCAGCGTCAGGGCAGTCGTGCGTTTCATCAGCGTACTCGCTTCACATAAGTGCGGCCCTCGCGCACTTCAGCGCGGAACTCGGGCAGGGTGGCGATCAGGTCGGCCAGCTTGGAGAAGCCATAACTGCGCACGTCGAAGCTCGATCGGTTGCCGGCGATCCGCCCGACCTCCGACACGCTGGCAAAGCCGTCGGCATCGCGCTTGGCCGCCTTCCACGCGTCGCCAAGCAGCTTGACCAATTCCTCGCCAACCGGCGCCGCGGCATCCTTGCCCGGGGCAGGCGGCGGGGGTGGCGCCGCCGGCGTCGAGGCGATGGCCGGTTTTGCCGGCTTGGCGAGGATCGCAGGCGGCAGCGGCATCTCTACCTGTACGGCAAGGCCCGTCACGTCGATGAACCGCGTGCAGGCTTGACGAAATCCCTCGGGCGTCCGCGACGAGCCGAAGCCATAGACCGGCAGCCCCTCCTGGCGGATGCGCATCACCAGCGGCATGAAATCGCTGTCCGACGACATGATCCCAAAGCCGGTGACGCGCCCGCGGTACAGCAGGTCCATCGCATCCACCGTCATCTTCATGTCGGTCGCGTTCTTGCCCTTGGTGATGTCGAATTGCTGCTGCGGTTCGATACCATGCTTCAGCGTCAGCGCCGCCCAGGTCTTAAGCCCCGGCTTGCTCCAATTACCATAAGCGCGCCGCACGTTGACCGCGCCGAGATCGGCTAGCACCGTCAGCACCGGATCGAGCGAGGATGGCTGCGCATTGTCGGCGTCGATCAGCAAGGCGACGTTTCGGGTAGGATCGTCGCTCACTATCGGTCTCCGTTGATTGCTCGCACGGGGCCTATCAGCGACAGGCGGGCGATGTCACGCCTGAATGGCGGCAGGATAGTCGATCGCGATCACTTCATATTCGCGCTCGCCGCCGGGCAGTTCGGCACGCCGTACATCGCCGATGCCCGCGCCACGCAGCGCTCGGGCGAGCGGCGCGTTCCAGCCGATCCGCCCGTCGCCGGCATCCGTCTCGTCATCGCCGACAATGGTCAGCGTGCGGTGCTGGTCGTCCTCATCGGCAATGGTGACGGTCGCGCCGAAATAGACGCGCGTCCGGTCGGGCTGCTGCGCCGGATCGACGACCTTAGCCGCCTTCATGCGCCGTGCCAGGAACCCCGCCCGACGATCAATCTCGCGCAGCCGCTTGCGGCCATAGATATAGTCGCCATTCTCCGAGCGATCGCCATTGCCCGCCGCCCAGGAGATCACGTCGACCAGCTTGGGCCGTTCCTCGCCCAGCAACTGGCGGTATTCGGCACTCAGCGCGGCATAGCCCGCAGGCGTGATGTAGTTCGGGCGATCCATGTTCTTCTCATCCCCTCCCCGGAAGAGAGGGGCTCATCCTCAGCCAGGCTTGCCCTTGCCGAGATACCAGCTGATCTTGTTGCTCGCCCCTGCCGAGCGCGCCCGTGTCGGGTTGATCAGATCGTACACCACGGCATTCTCCAGCACGCGTTGCACATAGTTGCGCGTCTCCTGGATCGGGATCGCCTCGATCCAGTCGACCACGTCGACCGTGCCGGAGCGCGGATCGCCATTGGCGCGCAGCCATTTGTTCACGTTGCCGGGGCCGGCATTGTATGCCGCCACCGCCAGGGGATAGCTGCCGAACTGCGCATAGATGCGCTGGAAATAGCTCGATCCGAGCTGGATGTTGTAATCGGTGTCCGTGGTCAGCGCCGTGGTATCGTAGGACAAGCCCAGCTTCCCCGCGGTCTCGCGCGCGGTGCCGGGCATGAGCTGCATCAGCCCACGCGCACCGGCATGGCTCACCGCGGCACGATCGAACTGGCTTTCCTGCCGCGCGATGGCATGAATCATCGTCCAGTTGCTCGCCTGCGTATCGGGCACACGCACCTGCGGGAAGGCGACCGCGGTATAATCGGTCAGGCCATTCTGGGCTGCGCTACGCCCGACCATCACGCCGAGATCCGGGCGGCCGATAGACTTCGACAATTCGGTCGCCAGCGTGTGATCGGTGTCGCTCTTGGCGTCGATCGCGATTTGGCGGACGAACAGGCTCTGGTCTTCCCAGCGACCATAGCTGCCGAGATATTGCGCGACGCGCACGACCTCGCGGTTCATAAAGGCGGCGCGCACCGTCGGATCGATCGTGCGCGGGGCAGGGGCGCCGGGCGCAGTCAGCGGCCGGCCGATCCGTTCGATCGCCAGCTGGCCATAGAACAGGTCGCGATACCCGGCGGCCTTGCCGAAGAACGTTGCCGCCTCGGCCTGCCGTCCGGCCGACTCCGCCGCGCGGCCGGCCCAATAATAGCCCTTGGACTGCGACTGCGGCGTGGCCGATCCGCGCGCATAGCGATCGAACATGCCGATCGCGTCGGCGGCGCGATATGTCTTCTTCAGCGCGGTCTGCCCGGCGAGCCATACCAGGCTGGTATAATCGTCGCGCTCGCCAAGCGGCGTCTTGCCGACGTCGGTACCGGCCGGATAGGCATCGTCGACCTTGCTCGCGATGTCGTAGGCGAGCTGGTACTGCCCGTCATTCGCCGCCTCGCGCGCGTTGGTCAGCAACACCTCGAACCATTCCTCGACATTGCCGGGGCGCATCGCCAGCACGCGCGGCCGCGCCAGCCAGGCACGGGCACTCGGCGCCGCGGCGCTAGCACGCAGCCAGGTTGCGCGATCGGCGATATAGCCGGGATCGTTGGCGCCGAGCGCCTCGGTCTGGCTCGACAGCGCACTGGCCGCCGGCGAGTTCATGCGGAAGGCGAGCCGCGCCTCGAAGATCAGGCGTCTGGCCGGGCTGACATAGGCGATCTGGCGCTGCGCCGAACTGGTCGACGCCTGCCACAACAACGCGTCCATCCGCGCATCATGGTCGGCGGGCGTCAGCGCCCCGGAGAAGCTGGAGATCAGCAGCGCTTCGCTGGGGGCGGGCAGGGCGCCCATCGTCCAAGCCTTGCGCGCGGTGCGATACGCCTCGTCGCGCTGGCCGGTGACCGACAGGGCCTGCGCGAACGCCGCACCGCCGCCCGCGGTCAATGGTGGGAAGCGTCGAAAATAGGTTACGACGCTGGCCGGGGACCAATTGCCTCCGGTCAGCGTCCGCTCCGCCGACCGCCGCATCGCCATCTCGCCCGGCCAGCCGGGATGCGCGAGCAGGAAGCGTGCATAATTGTCGAACGGATAGGAGTCGGACTGGCGGAGCGAATTCCACTCCGCCACGGCCGAGGCGAGCGCGGGCTGCGCCGGCATCTGCGCCTGCGCCTGAACTAATTGTTGTACGCGGCCCCAGCCGAGCTGTTCCTGCGTGACACCAGCCAGGGCGACGCCCGAACTTGCCAGCAGACCGAATTTGAAAATCGACGGGATCATGCGTGCAGTCTATGGGACGCCACATTGTTTGTCAGTGAACAAATCAGCAAAACCCGGCATTTATCGCCGCGCAGGAGCATATTGCGCATGTTTTCCGGATCGATCCCGGCACTCGTCACACCGTTCGCCACCGATGGCAGCTTTGCCGAGGGCGCCTATCGCGACTTTATCGAATGGCAAATCGCCGAAGGTTCGACCGGGCTGGTCCCCTGCGGCACGACCGGGGAGGCCGCTACGCTGACCGCTGCCGAGCATTTCGAAGCGGTGCGCGTGTGCGTCGATCAGGCGAAGGGCAGGGTGCCCGTCATCGCTGGCGCCGGCTCGAACGATACGCGGGTCGCGATCCAGAACATTCAGGCTGCCAAGGAAGCCGGCGCGACGGCCGCTTTGATGGTGCCGCCTTACTATAACCGTCCGAACCAGGAGGGTATCTTTCGGCACTTCGAGGCGGTCGCAAACAGCTGTGACTTGCCGATCGTGCTCTACAACGTGCCGGGCCGTACCGTGACCGATATCGCGGTCGAGACCATCGGGCGCATCGCCCATGCCTTCCCCAGCGTCGTCGGCATCAAGGACGCGACCGGCATTATCCAGCGCGCATCGGCGCAACGGCTCGCGGCCGGCGCGCATTTCTGCCAATTGTCGGGCAATGACGACATGGCGCTGGCCTTCAATGCCAGCGGTGGGGTCGGCTGCATCTCGGTCACCGCCAATGTAGCCCCCAGACTGTGCGCCGAATTCCAGGCGGCTTGTGCGGACGAGGATTACACGCTGGCGCTCGACCTGCACGACCGTCTCTTCCCGCTGCATGTCGCCCTGTTCACCGATGCGTCGCCCGGGCCGGTCAAATATGCGCTCGGCAAGCTCAAGCCAGACTGGCCGATGCACCTGCGCCTACCGATGACTCCGGCGGGGGAGGCCAGCCGGGCAGCGGTCGATGCGGCGATGGTAAGCGCTGGCGTGGCCTAACCCTTCTCCCCTCCCTGGAAGGGAGGGGCCAGGGGTGGGTGAATCCGTCAAGCAACGTTGGTGGAAAGGCGAGCGGGCACTTCATCCACCTCGCTCTTCCGAAGCTTAGCAACAAAACACCCGCTTCCCTTCCTCCCTCCGCCCCCCTACATCGCTGCCTCCCATGGCCAGACCCAAACCCGCCACCTTCGAAAAGACCAAGGTCGTCGCCGAGAACCGGCGCGCCAAGTTCGACTATTTCATCGAGACGGTGTTCGAGGCGGGCATCGCCCTGGTCGGCACCGAAGTGAAATCGCTTCGCACCGGGCAGGGCTCGATCGTCGAGAGTTATGCCGAGGTGAAGGACGGGCAGGTCCATCTGATCAATTCGAACATCCCCGAATTCAGCCATGGCAACCGCTTCAACCACGAACCCAAGCGTCCGCGTAAGCTCCTGCTGCATGAGCGCGAGATCAAGAAGATGTTCGGGGCGGTGATGCGCGACGGCATGACGCTCGTGCCGCTGTCGATCTACTTCAACCCGTCGGGCAGGGCCAAGATCGAGCTGGCGCTGGCCAAGGGCAAGAAGGCGCACGACAAACGCGATACGATCAAGGAACGCGAGTGGAAGCGGGACCAGGGCCGGATCATGCGTGATCGTGGCTGAGAAACCGCCCATTATAATCGACAATGCATCCGGCGATGCTGTGTCAAGCTTGTCAGAGCACGTCCGTTTGCAGCCTGACACTTCGGCTCAGCAGAGTAAAATGCTCGATGTGCGACGGATCGGCGAAGGTCGCTTCGAGGGTTCTGCGTCAGCGATGCCCCTCAAAAAACCGGGTATCTTCACGCGCCTCGCTGCTTGGTGGCGCCGCTCGATGCCGACGCGCGAGAGCCTGGAGCACAATCGTTTCCTGAAACCCGTCGCACACCGCGTGCTTGCTCCCGAATTGTGGCGCTTCACCCGTCGTTCCGTGCCCCGTGGCGTGGCATTGGGCATGGTCACCGGCATCCTGTTCCCGGTCGCGCAGATCGTGCTGTCGGCGATCTTCGCGCTGCCCTTTCGGGCCAACATTCCGACCGCCGCGGCGACGACCTTCATCACCAACCCGCTGACGACGCCGCTCTTCTGGCTTGCCTCCTACTGGATCGGTGGACGCGTCCTGCGGTTGGATTCGCAAGTGCCAGGGTCGCCGATCGCCGGGGCGGTGGAGGCGAACTCTAGCTGGATCCACTGGTTATGGGCCGGCGCATTGCCGTCGTTCGTGATCGGCCTGGTGATCATCACCATCGTCTTCTCGGTCGCTGGCTATGCGCTGAGCGCGCTCGGCTGGCGGCTGTGGATCGCGCATAAGTGGCGGCATCGTCACCACAAGATCGACGCAGCTAACGGCTGACCGTATCCTTCTTGTTCCCCCGCGAACGCGGGGGCTTAGGGACACAAACACCAGCGCTCGCGGCCCTGGACGCCCGCAATCGTGGATAACAAAACAAGAGAGTGTGCGCTGCGTTCGCCTGACACATCTCCTGTGACGAACAAGATTTGACAAGCATATCAGCCGAGTAGAACAGGTCAGCATCGCTGTCCCGGAGTCGTCTTGCATGAAACTTTCGCTCGCCCTTCTGCTCTCCGCCACGATGCTCGCCGGGTGCGCGACCACCGCCGATCGCCCGGGCACCGACACGGCTGCAACGACACCCGTCGTCGCGGCTCCGGCGGCAAAGCCCGCTTACGGCACGTTCGGCTTCGACGAAGCCGGCATGGATCGCAGCGTGAAGCCGGGTGACAATTTCTACAATTACGCCAGCGGCACCTGGACCAAGAACACGCCGATCCCGGCCGACAAGTCGAACTACGGCGCATTCAACATCCTTTCCGACCTGTCGGAGTCGCGCACCCGCGAGATTCTCGATGCCGCGGCCAAGGATCCGGCGTCCAAGATCGGTACGGCTTATGCGAGCTATCTCGACCGCTCGGCGATCGACGCCAAGGGCATGGCGCCAGTGCAGCCGCTGCTCACCCGCATCAAGGCGACGACAAAGGCGGATTATTCCACCTTGCTCGGCGAGTTGTCACGCGTCGGCGTGCGCGGCCCCATCGCGGCGGGCGTCGGTCAGGACGACAAGAACCCGAATGCCTATGTCTTCGGCATCTACCAGGCCGGACTAAATCTGCCCGACCGCGATTATTACCTCAGCACCGACGC contains:
- a CDS encoding acylphosphatase, which translates into the protein MSAHRVIVTGKVQGVGYRNWAVSRARVFGVTGYVRNCGTAVEAIVSGDDDAVDRMIEAMREGPAMARVDHLEVQAANDAKLKGFTKRLGA
- the greB gene encoding transcription elongation factor GreB → MDRPNYITPAGYAALSAEYRQLLGEERPKLVDVISWAAGNGDRSENGDYIYGRKRLREIDRRAGFLARRMKAAKVVDPAQQPDRTRVYFGATVTIADEDDQHRTLTIVGDDETDAGDGRIGWNAPLARALRGAGIGDVRRAELPGGEREYEVIAIDYPAAIQA
- a CDS encoding M28 family peptidase, coding for MKRTTALTLAALSLVGATKPPVAVEPARLSGIVKTLASDDFEGRGPGTAGETKTIAYLIERFKALGLQPGGPGGAWTQKVPLIHTQLGQGETALIGADGKRTALVRPAELNLTTVGAAPRIDIAGAPMVFVGYGVTAPELGWDDFKGVDLRGKVAVFLVNDPDFEAVAGEDAKGKFGDRRMTYYGRWTYKFDEAARRGAVAALIVHDTEGAGYGWSTVSANAGENYDIVRGADDKRVALQGWIAHEVAERMFAHAGQDLAKLRKAARSAAFRPVALPLKFAASLPVTVERVESANVLAKLPGKSRPDESVMFGAHWDAYGKGPADASGKTIRPGASDDALGVAGVLELARVLKAGPALDRSMVFALWTGEERGLLGSEYYATHPVYPLARTAANLALDILQTAGPARDVILVGAGNSSLDAVLTDAARAQGRTITPETFSERGLFYRADHFSVVRRGVPSLLLMALGGAPDLRTGGKVAGQSWLDGYMACYHKTCDAWDAGWDLRGAAEDVALFQTMGTQLGKAGVWPTWSAGSEFAGVRAKSDAQRR
- a CDS encoding NYN domain-containing protein, with translation MSDDPTRNVALLIDADNAQPSSLDPVLTVLADLGAVNVRRAYGNWSKPGLKTWAALTLKHGIEPQQQFDITKGKNATDMKMTVDAMDLLYRGRVTGFGIMSSDSDFMPLVMRIRQEGLPVYGFGSSRTPEGFRQACTRFIDVTGLAVQVEMPLPPAILAKPAKPAIASTPAAPPPPPAPGKDAAAPVGEELVKLLGDAWKAAKRDADGFASVSEVGRIAGNRSSFDVRSYGFSKLADLIATLPEFRAEVREGRTYVKRVR
- the ettA gene encoding energy-dependent translational throttle protein EttA; this encodes MAAQYAFVMKDMTKTFPGAPKPVLSNINLQFYQGAKIGIVGPNGAGKSTLMKIMAGVDTDFTGEAWPGENITVGYLEQEPELDPTKTVLENVKDGARAAADMVDRFNAISAEMGDPQDDTDFDALMEEMGDLQQKIDAVDGWALDSQLELAMEALRCPPSDSPVTSLSGGEKRRVALTRLLIQKPSILLLDEPTNHLDAESVKWLENHLKEYAGAVLMITHDRYFLDNVVEWILEIDRGKYFPYEGNYSTYLEKKSKRLEQEEREDSSRQTAIRNELEWIRQGAKARQTKSKARIAKFDQLVEAQSNRTPGKAQIVIQVPERLGGKVIEVENVSKAYGDKLLFENLSFTLPAGGIVGVIGPNGAGKSTLFKLIIGGETPDTGTIDKGSTVRLGYVDQSRDHLDPKKNVWEEISDGLDYMKVNGHDQSTRAYVGAFNFKGADQQKNVGKLSGGERNRVNIAKMLKRGGNVLLLDEPTNDLDVETLGALEEAIENFAGCAVVISHDRFFLDRLATHILAFEGNSHVEWFEGNFEAYEEDKRRRMGDAADRPTALAYKKLTR
- a CDS encoding DUF308 domain-containing protein, producing MLNFVVSIVTAVTVAATLSHGLHAVLQIFGIWAILSGLFQLITGMRRWTSHGAQWAMILSGAQSGLAGAFMLSKAAGPAPVDIADIAPYAAFGAFYFLVSAVLLTVSDARRRASVVA
- a CDS encoding M20/M25/M40 family metallo-hydrolase; this encodes MNRTVLFAALAATALSSSLTAQTRPQQRTDVPAAPKVDASVAKLRDAALNDKVAYDIVEGLTTEVGPRLAGTDAEARARAWSVTKLKALGFRNVHIETYQMPVWVRGAETAEVLSPFPQKLHLTALGNSGATPPSGLTAEIVYFPSFADLQAAPAGSLKGKIAFVSNAMVATQDGSSYGQFGTARFTGPNIAAQKGAAAIVIRSIGSDHGRGPHAGNTNFAAGVTPIPAAALSTADADNLSRIVARGKPVTMKIVLTPQQTGNHESGNVVAEVPGSDPRAGVVLVGGHLDSWDLGTGAIDDASGLAITAAAAKRLLDGPRPKRTIRVVWFGSEEVGGFGGRAYAEAHKNDRHVLAAESDFGADRVWRLETNLPDAAKPIGDRLAVALAPLGIVRGSGKSHGGSDVEPVLAMGVAGVDLDQSGQRYFDYHHTPEDTLDRVDPEQLAQNVAAWTTMLAIVANAPEEIGQVAVAAD